One part of the Streptomyces sp. AM 2-1-1 genome encodes these proteins:
- a CDS encoding AI-2E family transporter — MPRWLPRAVVMALALYACFRLGSWAFDQLIGLLINILIAFFLALAIEPAVGRMAGRGMRRGLATFLVFLVVFVFGIGFVVLLGSMLAGQIVDMVDEFPKYLDSVIKWVNQTFHTELSRVEVQDSLLHSDWLQKYVQNSATGVLDISTTVLGGLFRLLTIFLFSFYFAADGPRLRRALCSVLPPSRQAEVLRAWEIAVDKTGGYLYSRGLMALVSGVAHYILLVVLGVPYAPALAVWVGLVSQFIPTIGTYLAGALPMLIAFTVDPWYALWVLGFVLIYQQFENYVLQPKLTSKTVDIHPAVAFGSVIAGTALLGAVGALIAIPAVATLQAFLGAYVKRYAVTDDPRVGGGSSRQPRQRQRRPLGSRVRHLVVGPGRGAGPNRTPEAEGAGDGSHGGSTRGEEPGGR, encoded by the coding sequence ATGCCCCGGTGGCTCCCGCGCGCCGTCGTCATGGCGTTGGCGCTCTACGCCTGCTTCCGGCTGGGGAGTTGGGCGTTCGACCAGCTCATCGGTCTGCTGATCAACATCCTGATCGCCTTCTTCCTCGCCCTGGCCATAGAGCCGGCGGTCGGCCGCATGGCCGGACGGGGCATGCGGCGCGGCCTGGCGACCTTCCTGGTCTTCCTCGTCGTCTTCGTGTTCGGCATCGGGTTCGTGGTGCTGCTCGGTTCGATGCTCGCCGGGCAGATCGTCGACATGGTCGACGAGTTCCCGAAGTACCTCGACTCGGTGATCAAGTGGGTCAACCAGACGTTCCACACGGAACTCTCCCGGGTCGAGGTCCAGGACAGCCTGCTGCACTCCGACTGGCTCCAGAAGTACGTCCAGAACAGCGCGACCGGAGTGCTCGACATCTCCACCACGGTGCTGGGCGGACTGTTCCGGCTGCTGACGATCTTCCTGTTCTCGTTCTACTTCGCGGCGGACGGGCCCCGGTTGCGGCGGGCGCTCTGCTCGGTACTCCCGCCGTCGCGCCAGGCCGAGGTGCTGCGGGCCTGGGAGATCGCGGTCGACAAGACCGGCGGCTACCTCTACTCCCGCGGCCTCATGGCCCTCGTCTCCGGCGTCGCGCACTACATCCTGCTCGTGGTGCTCGGAGTGCCGTACGCCCCGGCGCTCGCCGTCTGGGTCGGTCTGGTCTCGCAGTTCATCCCGACCATCGGCACCTACCTCGCGGGCGCCCTGCCGATGCTGATCGCGTTCACGGTCGATCCCTGGTACGCGCTGTGGGTCCTCGGCTTCGTCCTGATCTACCAGCAGTTCGAGAACTACGTGCTGCAGCCCAAGCTGACGTCGAAGACCGTCGACATCCATCCCGCGGTGGCCTTCGGCTCGGTGATCGCCGGAACCGCCCTGCTCGGCGCGGTCGGGGCGCTGATCGCGATCCCCGCGGTGGCCACCCTCCAGGCGTTCCTCGGTGCGTACGTGAAGCGGTACGCGGTGACCGACGATCCCCGGGTGGGCGGCGGAAGCAGCCGGCAGCCGCGACAGCGGCAGCGCCGGCCGCTCGGTTCCCGGGTCCGCCACCTGGTGGTCGGGCCGGGGCGGGGGGCCGGCCCGAACCGGACACCCGAGGCGGAGGGTGCGGGCGACGGGAGCCACGGCGGCAGTACGCGGGGCGAGGAGCCGGGCGGGCGGTAG
- a CDS encoding DEAD/DEAH box helicase, which produces MVGSALDSFSPATRSWFAGAFHAPTAAQEGAWSAIAEGSDVLVVAPTGSGKTLAAFLASLDRLASEPPPAEPKKRCRVLYISPLKALAVDVERNLRSPLTGIRQESERLGLPEPDIRVGIRSGDTPPAERRTLVTKPPDILITTPESLFLMLTSSARDALAGVETVILDEVHAVAGTKRGAHLALSLERLDELLPRPARRIGLSATVRPVDEVARFLSPQRRVEIVQPPSAKEFDLSVVVPVEDLGELGGSPATDSGGDPPDKPSIWPQVEERIADLVQAHRSTIVFANSRRLAERLCNRLNEIAYERATGEAMPEAHSPADVMAQSGGAKGAPALLARAHHGSVSKEQRAQVEEDLKAGRLPAVVATSSLELGIDMGAVDLVIQVESPPSVASGLQRVGRAGHQVGAVSTGVVFPKYRGDLVQAAVVTERMREGAIEALRVPSNPLDVLAQQLVAIVALDVRQADDLLALVRRAAPFASLPESAFTAVLDMLAGRYPSDAFAELRPRVVWDRVAGTVTGRPGAQRLAVTSGGTIPDRGLFGVFLAGSDPKKGGGRVGELDEEMVYESRVGDVFTLGTTSWRIEDITRDRVLVSPAPGVPGRLPFWKGDQLGRPLELGRALGAFLREIAGLSPEDARLRLLTAGLDAWAAGNILSYLDEQRRACGHVPDDRTILVERFRDELGDWRVVVHSPFGAQVHAPWALALSARLAERYGMDAQVMHADDGIVLRLPDADLMSLDLLDFDGPGGSGGGEGTDADRSRGAMLPDAAYDSGQPPVGAADVAFDKGEVQQIVTDQIGGSALFASRFRECAARALLLPRRSPGKRTPLWQQRQRASQLLQVASEFGSFPIVLEAVRECLQDVFDVPGLTELMGDLEARRIRLVEVTTTEPSPFARSLLFGYVAQFLYEGDSPLAERRAAALSLDSHLLAELLGQAELRELLDADVLTELEQELQWLTGERRVKDVEGVADLLRVLGPLTPAELAERGAEPSWAPELETARRALRVRVAGADHWAAVEDAGRLRDALGTALPVGVPEAFTEPVKDPLGDLLARYARTHGPFTSARAAERFGLGPAVTEGALQRLAASGRVVQGEFHPAGIGQEWCDATVLRRLRRRSLAALRHELEPVPPAALATFLPQWQHLDGHGLRGIDGLARAIEQLQGAPVPASALEKLILPSRVAGFSPALLDELTTTGEVVWAGAGALPGKDGWLALYPTDNAPLLLPPPHPLELTALHESVMASLQGGYGLFFRQIADQVRATTHPAASDAQLADTLWDLAWSGRLTNDTLAPLRALLGSGRTAGATAHRARRSVPRGRYGSLTASARATSRTGPPTVSGRWALLPGPEPEPTHRAHALARTLLDRHGVVTRGAVQAEGVEGGFSATYRILAAFEDNGQARRGYVVEGLGAAQFAMDGAVDRLRAASTARDRRDPGSVPRAVVLAAADPANAYGAALPWPESPDGAGHKPGRKAGSLVVLVDGELTLYMERGGKSLLAWPPDPEAPALRAAAEALAAQAKAGVLGTVTVERTNGASSLTSPVGKVLEAAGFLATPKGMRLRA; this is translated from the coding sequence ATGGTCGGCTCTGCCCTGGATTCGTTCTCGCCCGCGACCCGCAGTTGGTTCGCGGGTGCCTTCCACGCGCCCACCGCCGCGCAGGAGGGCGCCTGGTCCGCGATCGCCGAGGGATCGGACGTGCTGGTCGTCGCGCCGACCGGTTCCGGCAAGACGCTGGCGGCGTTCCTGGCCTCCCTCGACCGACTCGCCTCCGAACCGCCCCCCGCCGAGCCGAAGAAGCGCTGCCGGGTGCTGTACATCTCGCCGCTGAAGGCCCTCGCCGTCGACGTGGAGCGCAACCTCCGGTCGCCGCTGACCGGCATCCGCCAGGAATCGGAGCGGCTGGGGCTCCCGGAGCCGGACATCCGGGTGGGCATCCGCTCCGGCGACACCCCGCCCGCCGAACGCCGCACCCTGGTCACCAAGCCGCCGGACATCCTGATCACCACACCCGAGTCGCTCTTCCTGATGCTGACGTCCTCGGCGCGCGACGCCCTCGCCGGGGTGGAGACGGTGATCCTGGACGAGGTGCACGCCGTCGCCGGCACGAAGCGCGGCGCCCACCTCGCGCTGAGTCTGGAGCGGCTCGACGAGCTGCTGCCGCGCCCGGCCCGCCGGATCGGGCTGTCGGCCACGGTCCGGCCGGTCGACGAGGTGGCGCGGTTCCTGTCGCCGCAGCGCCGGGTGGAGATCGTGCAGCCGCCCTCGGCCAAGGAGTTCGACCTCTCCGTGGTCGTTCCGGTGGAGGACCTGGGTGAACTGGGCGGCTCACCGGCCACCGACAGCGGAGGCGACCCGCCGGACAAGCCCTCGATCTGGCCGCAGGTGGAGGAGCGGATCGCCGATCTCGTGCAGGCGCACCGCTCGACGATCGTCTTCGCCAACTCCCGGCGCCTCGCCGAGCGGCTCTGCAACCGGCTCAACGAGATCGCGTACGAGCGGGCGACCGGCGAGGCGATGCCGGAGGCGCACTCCCCCGCCGACGTCATGGCGCAGTCGGGCGGGGCGAAGGGCGCCCCCGCCCTGCTGGCCCGCGCCCACCACGGCTCCGTCTCCAAGGAGCAGCGGGCCCAGGTGGAGGAGGACCTCAAGGCCGGCCGGCTGCCCGCCGTCGTCGCCACCTCCAGCCTGGAGCTCGGCATCGACATGGGCGCGGTGGACCTGGTGATCCAGGTCGAGTCGCCGCCCTCGGTCGCCTCAGGGCTCCAGCGGGTGGGCCGGGCGGGCCACCAGGTGGGGGCCGTGTCGACGGGCGTGGTCTTCCCGAAGTACCGCGGCGACCTCGTGCAGGCGGCCGTGGTGACCGAGCGGATGCGCGAGGGCGCCATCGAGGCGCTGCGGGTCCCTTCGAACCCGCTGGACGTGCTGGCGCAGCAGCTCGTGGCCATCGTGGCCCTGGACGTCCGGCAGGCGGACGACCTGCTGGCGCTCGTCCGGCGCGCCGCGCCGTTCGCGTCGCTGCCCGAATCCGCGTTCACGGCCGTGCTCGACATGCTGGCCGGCCGCTACCCGTCGGACGCCTTCGCGGAGCTGCGCCCGCGCGTGGTCTGGGACCGCGTGGCGGGGACCGTCACCGGGCGGCCCGGGGCGCAGCGCCTCGCCGTGACGTCCGGGGGCACCATCCCGGACCGCGGACTGTTCGGTGTCTTCCTCGCCGGGTCGGACCCGAAGAAGGGCGGCGGCCGGGTCGGTGAGCTGGACGAGGAGATGGTGTACGAGTCCCGGGTCGGGGACGTCTTCACGCTGGGCACCACGTCCTGGCGGATCGAGGACATCACCCGTGACCGGGTGCTGGTCTCCCCCGCCCCCGGGGTGCCGGGCCGCCTCCCGTTCTGGAAGGGCGACCAGCTGGGGCGCCCGCTGGAGCTGGGCCGTGCGCTGGGCGCCTTCCTGAGGGAGATCGCAGGGCTTTCGCCGGAGGACGCCCGGCTCCGTCTGCTCACCGCCGGTCTGGACGCCTGGGCGGCCGGCAACATCCTCTCCTACCTCGACGAACAGCGGCGGGCCTGCGGCCACGTCCCCGACGACCGCACGATCCTCGTCGAGCGTTTCCGGGACGAGCTGGGCGACTGGCGGGTGGTGGTGCACTCCCCCTTCGGTGCGCAGGTGCACGCCCCGTGGGCACTCGCCCTCTCCGCCCGCCTCGCCGAGCGGTACGGCATGGACGCGCAGGTCATGCACGCGGACGACGGCATCGTGTTGCGGCTGCCGGACGCGGACCTGATGAGCCTGGACCTGCTCGACTTCGACGGCCCCGGTGGGTCCGGCGGCGGCGAGGGAACGGACGCCGACCGGAGTCGGGGTGCCATGCTCCCGGACGCCGCCTACGACAGCGGGCAGCCGCCCGTGGGCGCCGCCGACGTCGCCTTCGACAAGGGCGAGGTCCAGCAGATCGTCACCGACCAGATCGGCGGCTCCGCGCTCTTCGCCTCGCGCTTCCGCGAGTGCGCGGCGCGGGCGCTGCTGCTCCCCCGGCGCAGCCCCGGCAAGCGCACCCCGCTGTGGCAGCAGCGCCAGCGCGCGTCCCAGTTGCTCCAGGTGGCCTCCGAGTTCGGGTCTTTCCCGATCGTCCTCGAAGCAGTGCGCGAATGTCTCCAGGACGTGTTCGACGTACCGGGGCTGACCGAGCTCATGGGCGACCTCGAAGCGCGCCGCATCCGGCTCGTCGAGGTGACCACCACCGAGCCCTCGCCGTTCGCCCGTTCCCTGCTCTTCGGCTACGTCGCGCAGTTCCTGTACGAGGGCGACTCCCCGCTCGCCGAGCGGCGCGCCGCCGCGCTCTCGCTCGACTCGCACCTGCTGGCGGAGCTGCTCGGCCAGGCGGAGCTGCGCGAACTGCTCGACGCCGACGTGCTGACCGAGCTGGAGCAGGAGCTCCAGTGGCTGACCGGGGAGCGGCGGGTCAAAGACGTCGAGGGCGTCGCCGATCTGCTGCGGGTCCTCGGCCCGCTCACCCCGGCGGAGCTGGCCGAACGCGGCGCGGAGCCGTCCTGGGCGCCCGAGCTGGAGACGGCCCGCCGGGCCCTGCGGGTCCGTGTCGCCGGCGCCGACCACTGGGCGGCGGTCGAGGACGCGGGCCGGCTGCGCGACGCGCTGGGCACAGCCCTGCCGGTCGGGGTCCCCGAGGCGTTCACCGAACCGGTCAAGGACCCGCTGGGCGATCTCCTCGCCCGGTACGCCCGCACGCACGGCCCGTTCACCTCGGCGCGGGCGGCGGAGCGCTTCGGGCTCGGTCCGGCGGTGACGGAGGGTGCCCTGCAGCGCCTTGCCGCGTCGGGACGGGTCGTCCAGGGCGAGTTCCATCCGGCGGGCATCGGTCAGGAGTGGTGCGACGCCACGGTGCTGCGCCGGCTGCGCCGCCGTTCGCTCGCGGCGCTCCGGCACGAGCTGGAGCCGGTGCCGCCCGCCGCCCTGGCGACGTTCCTGCCGCAGTGGCAGCACCTGGACGGCCACGGGTTGCGGGGCATCGACGGGCTGGCGCGTGCGATCGAGCAGTTGCAGGGGGCTCCGGTGCCCGCTTCGGCGCTGGAGAAGCTGATCCTGCCGAGCCGGGTCGCCGGGTTCTCCCCCGCGCTGCTGGACGAGCTGACCACGACCGGCGAGGTCGTCTGGGCCGGCGCGGGCGCTCTCCCGGGCAAGGACGGCTGGCTCGCGCTCTACCCGACGGACAACGCCCCGCTGCTGCTGCCGCCGCCCCACCCGCTGGAGCTGACCGCGCTGCACGAGTCCGTCATGGCCTCCCTCCAGGGCGGGTACGGCCTCTTCTTCCGCCAGATCGCCGACCAGGTCCGGGCCACCACGCACCCGGCCGCCTCGGACGCGCAGCTGGCGGACACGCTCTGGGACCTCGCCTGGTCCGGGCGGCTCACCAACGACACGCTGGCGCCGCTGCGCGCACTCCTCGGTTCGGGACGTACGGCCGGGGCGACCGCGCACCGGGCGAGACGTTCGGTGCCGCGCGGCCGGTACGGCTCGCTCACCGCCTCCGCCCGTGCCACGTCCCGGACCGGACCGCCCACGGTCTCCGGACGGTGGGCGCTGCTGCCCGGGCCGGAACCCGAGCCCACCCACCGCGCCCACGCGCTGGCCCGCACCCTGCTGGACCGGCACGGCGTGGTGACCCGGGGCGCGGTGCAGGCCGAGGGGGTGGAGGGCGGCTTCTCGGCGACGTACCGCATCCTCGCCGCCTTCGAGGACAACGGCCAGGCCAGACGCGGGTACGTCGTCGAGGGTCTCGGGGCCGCCCAGTTCGCGATGGACGGTGCCGTGGACCGGCTGCGTGCGGCGTCGACCGCCCGTGACCGCCGTGACCCGGGAAGTGTTCCGCGGGCCGTGGTGCTGGCGGCCGCCGACCCCGCCAACGCCTACGGCGCGGCCCTGCCCTGGCCGGAGTCCCCCGACGGCGCCGGGCACAAGCCCGGCCGCAAGGCGGGCTCCCTCGTGGTCCTCGTCGACGGGGAGCTGACGCTCTACATGGAGCGCGGCGGCAAGTCCTTGCTGGCCTGGCCCCCCGATCCCGAGGCCCCCGCGTTGCGCGCGGCGGCCGAGGCGCTCGCGGCGCAGGCGAAGGCGGGCGTCCTCGGCACCGTCACGGTGGAGCGCACCAACGGCGCGTCCAGCCTGACCTCACCGGTGGGCAAGGTTCTGGAGGCCGCAGGCTTCCTGGCCACCCCGAAGGGCATGCGGCTGCGCGCCTGA
- a CDS encoding DUF3046 domain-containing protein: MRLTIFWERMADHFGSAYADSFARDHVMTELRGLTVQQALDAGWETKDVWRAVCAAMDIPADRR, translated from the coding sequence ATGCGGTTGACGATTTTCTGGGAGCGGATGGCGGACCACTTCGGCAGTGCGTACGCGGACTCCTTCGCGCGCGACCACGTCATGACCGAGCTGCGCGGCCTCACCGTCCAGCAGGCGCTCGACGCGGGGTGGGAGACGAAGGACGTCTGGCGAGCGGTCTGCGCGGCGATGGACATCCCCGCCGACCGGCGCTGA